The Lancefieldella sp. Marseille-Q7238 genomic interval CATCCACATCTGCCATTGTCAGGCTCGCCGCGCTCAGAACCTGCTGAATGGTTCCAGCGAGCTCCACATTCGCTTGACGGCGGCAGAGATGATCGGCAGATGAGAGCATCTCAACGGACGTGCCACCCGCCTGAGACGGTATCCAGCGCGCTACCGAGCATGCCAGCATATCCGTTGAGGTGTCAAGCGCAAGGACAATCTTCGGTTTGGTCGTACTTCTCAGCATACAAGCTCTTCTCGACAGGAAATGTACCGTGCAATACTATACGCCACCTGTCGATTTTCAGAACAGCTTCGCGTAATCCTGACTGTCGTGAAAAATATTGATTACTACAATCGTCTCGCCTGATACCTTATAGAAACGGACATAATGACCAACTAAACAAGTATTGCTTGGTTTATGACCAGATAGCCATAGCTATGGTACTGAAGACCATAAGAGCTAGCCCCCATGCCGCCTTTTTGCTGAGCTTCTCATGAAATACCAGGAAAGAGAAGGCGATAGACACCAGAATACTCATCTTGTCGATAGGGACAACCACACTGACAACGCCATTCTGAATTGCATAGTAATAGCATAGCCACGAGGCTCCTGTTGCAAATCCAGAAAGGATGATAAAAAGCAATTCTCTTTTGTCGATGTTTTCCAACGACGCTTGCTTGCCCTTAAGAAACACGATGAGCCACGCCATGATTAAAACAACACCTGTACGGATTGCCGTTCCAAGGTTGGATTCCACGCCCGTTATACCAACTTTCGCGAGAATCGCCGTCAGAGCTGCAAAAACAGCTGAGCCAATAGCATAGACACGCCAGCGCTGTTTCTTTGGACTTTGGTGCTGTTTCAAAATTTGCGTTTTTACCCGTTGAGAATTTGCAGGTTCTCTTCCTGTCATGAGAAAAATACCAGTCGCCAAGAGCGCCGTTCCCGCTAATTTAATAGCCAGATGATTTGTTTCTCCAAAAAGGATAATTGCCAGAAGTACTGTCAGAATCGTACTGGACTTATCAATAGGCACAACTTGATTTACATCGCCTACGAACAGCGCTTTGAAGTAGCAAATCCACGACGCACCCGTCGTCAATCCCGAAAGTATTAAAAAGGCCAGCGACTTTGGCTGTATCTGCACGATTGTCTGAGCAGACCCCACCATGAAGACCATCGTCCATGAAAACGCCAGCACCACGATTGTGCGCAATGCGGTAGCCAAGTCGGAGTCCGTCTTCCGGATACCGCACTTTGCCAATATAGCCGTCAGCCCCGCGAAAAAGGCGGACAGCAGCGCCATGACAAGCCACATGCTATGGACTTCCTAACTTCCTATAGGATGCCCCTACGTCTCACCGTCGCCATAGAGCCAGTACGATTAATGCTCATTTCTGACATCACACGATTGCTAGTTTAGCGCACCTTCTTGCTGTCCAAATTATAAT includes:
- a CDS encoding EamA family transporter is translated as MWLVMALLSAFFAGLTAILAKCGIRKTDSDLATALRTIVVLAFSWTMVFMVGSAQTIVQIQPKSLAFLILSGLTTGASWICYFKALFVGDVNQVVPIDKSSTILTVLLAIILFGETNHLAIKLAGTALLATGIFLMTGREPANSQRVKTQILKQHQSPKKQRWRVYAIGSAVFAALTAILAKVGITGVESNLGTAIRTGVVLIMAWLIVFLKGKQASLENIDKRELLFIILSGFATGASWLCYYYAIQNGVVSVVVPIDKMSILVSIAFSFLVFHEKLSKKAAWGLALMVFSTIAMAIWS